GAAGGTAATTTTGACAGCATGATTACAAAAGGCTCATCCAAGAAACAAGGAGACCCGAGAATAGAAGTAAAGCATTGACTAATTAATACTGATTTCTAATCTAAAACGTCTATTGTAGAAAAGCTGTAGCAGGAGCTGATTCCctaaatcattaaaaacacACCAGACACACTAGACAAGCAAAGGTATTTTTGACTTTGAAACTTACATGCCAACAGGCCACACTGCTGAATTGCTGCATAGTTGGAGAGCTCTGACTGTTGTTACCTGCTCAGGGTACAAAGCTGAGGAAAAACAGTGAGACAATATTGTCCACTCAAACAATACATGAACACGAAAGAAAGGACATACAATCTTACATCTCGGGGGAAACACTATCAAAAGGTTAGAAGCATCTGATTGTGAGGCATCTGCCTTCAATGATGTCCTTGCAATGCAAATTCCCCTTGCCACCTTTTTCACATCTCTTATGATGGAATTCTGAGAGCCTCCTTGTTCGCCACCCAACCTAGACAAAGCCAAAGCTTCAGGAACTTCAAAATTGGGGTCGATAAGCAATTGCTGACTGAAGATATCCTGACCAGAAGCCAATCGCACACCTTTATATTTCCCACTACCCTGCAGTATTCAAACAACAGAAAGTGCAGTCCTATAATGAAGAATTTCCATTACAAACAGAGCAATTAGTTGCACAAACAAAACTGATCAAATATCCACACCTTATCTGCAAGCAAAGCTGTTACTGGCATTCGTAGTACCTGTAAGATCACAAATCAATTAGTAGCAGCCAAGCATGAAATTACTACCTTCATTAAAGAATGTATCAAATTCGTAACagacaaaaacaaagaaaatatcaACTTGGACAGAAATGACCTCAAAATTGGCTCTCACAGCATCAGAAAACACTGGACATAGAGTGAAAGGCCACTCAAATAGGGTCGGtttttgaaaaattagaaaCATGAGGTCATATTAATCAGGATCAATGCCATTTAAGATAACCACGCacactaattaaataaatttacgaGTGTGAAAACACAATCAGCAGCAATCCTTGATTTGTCAGCTTATCATAGATGAGCAGCCTAGTTACTTTTGAACTTTTTTCATTAGTAACGTGAGCTTCCAATTATCCAACAAAATATGTGCTCACATATTGAACttgaaaaatactaataattctAAACCATCACAACACATCCAGTCGCCTCTTAAGAAACTAGTGACAAAAGAAACAGGGGTGGAGGAAGATATCTAACCTTCTCCACACAGTTGAAACGAAAAATACAAATACGCTATTAATTCTTATCCCCAAGTATTGACAAAAAATTCCAATATGATGTATAAAGACCACTTTACTGTTTTCAGCAgataaaaaagcataaaagaaaaGGCAGCATCATTATAACATGGCACTACAGAATTCTGGCTGATCATAAACTCAATGCTAATGATAAAAAAAGAGTTGAGGCAAACATATGTAGCAGGTAAGTTGCGTTTAAAAAATGATCAAAGCAAGATGAGACTATCTAGTTAATACTCTCAAGCACCTACATATATGCATCCTTTGACAGCAGCACGACGGCAAAAAGCTTGTGGCAACTCTCCTTGGCCATACATAGGATATAACATAGCACCTGGTGCATTTGGGAATCTTAAACAAGATGAAGATAGTTCACGAGGCAGATAAACAAATTCAGCCTTAGTCATATTCAAACAGGGAAAAGAGGATAAGAGAGGCATTACATTGTACTcagtaaattttaaaaacatttaccTCCCCTTTGATGAATGATACAAAGCTAGACGACCAATACCATCCTTTGTCTTGAGCAAATCTTTACAGACTTCTAAATTTTCTTGGTCATATTCTGCAAGTGCTATGGCATACAGAATAATCCTAAGAGGAGATAAAAACAACAGTTTTAAGTACAACATATAGGCAGATGCCAAAGCACATCCAACTTTAAATCAACTTTAACCGAGAAAAATATCTCAAGAAACCTAGTCAATCTGCAATGAGTCAAAACCTCAAAAAACTAAGCACGTCTAATAAGTGCGAATGCTATCAAGACTCAAGACCCGTTCGCTATAACTTATTCTGTTTCATTCATTTTGTTCAGCTCAATTCAATTACCTATTCAACACAACTTTTTTACACATGTTTTCACTATTCATTCACTTCAGTATTTAATCCAAAGGCCCTTAATGTCAAGATTTAGGAGATCAAGTTGTAAACATCATCACAAAAAAtcattacttaaattatttagatCCATCTGAAACATAAAGTGGGATGAAAAAGATCGAAAGTATAAATGATAACTAAAGTAAAGACATATATAGCAGCAAAAGCATTAAGAGCAATATATATTTACTAACAGATATACAGCTCAAAATTAACTGTTTGGAAATGGTATAAATGTATGGCCTGGTTAGACTGTGCTTTCAGGCTTCCTCactcaaaattcaaatttgaattatgAACATAATGAACAAAACAGGTTCTAGTACAAAAGCAAAGCCTAGATCAAGGAACTAATATTCAAAGCTCAACTTCGAATGTATATGACACGTATTTTTGACCTTTGGTGATACACTTTTAAATCAGTCATTGCTCTAAACACTATAAACGGTTACATTTCCTTGCAAACAAATATTAGCTACCTATATGTAGCGTAATGGGGTGTGGATCATACTTAGAGCATTGTATGAAGGGTCATGGTCATGTATGAAATGAACAACAGAGCTTGAGCTACAAGTCTTAGAAGACCAACTAGAATAAATCCTCAAAGCACAAAGAAATCTGTGAGAGTGGTTTGTAGCTTTGTGCTCCACTAGGTTGGCAATAGCGATTATACAAAGGAATCAAGGTTTAGTTTAATTCAAGTCTTCCTTGTTTTGTAGCTTGAGTTCTTCATTTATAGAATAAGCCAGGCATGCTTACAACTCCTATCATAGGCCTAACTACAAGACTCATTTATTCTTTAAGACTCCGCCTCTAATCACACAACGTTTGATGATGGAAAAGATTTAAAGATTGAATCATTATATGAGGTTGTATAAGAGTTGGATGAATGATGGAGACTTTAGAGGAGTTTGGGCTTgtaaaaaataagtaaagatTCATAGAGAACTAGTGaatctagggttagggttttggAGTTCGAGATCATGATATATGATGAATATGGTTGACGTTTGTAGTGTTTTGTGCAGGTGATGGCAACTTGGATGGTGTGGAAGTGGAATTTTTTGTGTGGAGTTAGGATAGGTTGACAAACTCAACTTGAATTCTGATACAGATACACTACGAAATCAAAGCTAATGTTTCCAAGAGCACAATAACTTTGCTAAAGGGTTATAAGCTTGGAGCCATGGACGACTTTCTTACTCACAATCCTAAAAGAGTAATATGTCCAAACACGAACATAATGTTCTCAAGGTTTTTTATCAAGAAATTCACCATCATATTCCATTCCACCGAATGAATACTAATAGTAAATCGGAATATCGCACAAGCATTGTCTAAAAAATCAGATAAATGCTGAAAAAATGGAAAAGCTAATTTCTTTAACCTAGACTGATTAGTCAAAAtgataatactccctcctattcacctttcCTTATTAATTCAAGTCAttctaaatgtctcatttctattttgagtATATTAACATTACCCATTTACCCtcactaaaattaattttttcacgCCTTTACCCTTACTAACTCCACTTTATCcctattaaaattcaaaaatattacaCAATTTCTCTTTCTTATGTGGTCCATTTAACAAGCAAAATatggtaaaaagtcaaatgggacacttTGGATTAAAGCAACAAACACAGTGAAAAGTCACATATGGACACCTAGCTAAAAGTTGGGGTTGGACGTGACATATGGTCTTATTGTTCATGTCCACTTGGAGTCATGGTCAACTTCTTATAGTTTCTTTCTCATAAATCTTTAAATGATATTTTCAGTCATTCCTGTTGTTGAGCATCCACATGAACATTTAATTTTCCAGAATTCTATTTTCCATGTATCCATGAGCAAATCTAGCCTTGAATCACTCATCTTGAGATTAAAGCAATAAACCAATCCTAATTTCAGTCGATTCGACTCAATCGTCCAGTTTGGCGCCACCGTGGATGTTTACGCCTATTCACACAATCACACGTTTTACCCTATGGGCTTgataatctttattttttatcatgaaCTCGAACTGGCATTGGATATTTCTTAACTCGAATCCATCATGGTTTGGGCTTGAAAGTTCATCACTGGACGTACATAGGATTGGATGAATTTCCTAGCCGTTTTCCTTCCTTATGGGACCTCCAGTCTTAGGCTTGTATTTTTCTACATTTGTATGACATTTTCCCATTATAAAAGTCTATTGCTGCTAAATTCACTCTAAATAGCAAAAGTGCTTGTAATGTAAGAAAAGAAGCCTAGAGCAAGCTACGAACATCTATAAAGTAACACTAGCTTATCACAACAAAAACAAATCCAAAGCGGCAAAGCCATAATATCCAATAATCAACATTTTAAGCAGAAACTGTCAATAGAGATTCACTAGCAAACACTCTAATGCAAAATGATACTCCATCCATTCCTTTTAGTTCTATATTATAGAATATTCTaggagagaaaaaaaatcaaacataatTTTTGAGAGGTATATAGAATTTTGAAGTTAGAAGCTAGAAACTAGAATATATTTAGATTCCTCTTAAtgtatagtttttaaatatttattttaattgttttctaTAATAGTACTCATAGATATTGAGGTTCAAATATGGGTTTTGACATCTGAGAAAatcaaaacgaacaaacaaaaatgaaatagaTGGAGTGTCTTTTTTAAAGGTTCTCCAAGGTGTTGAGCTTATCCACGGCCATGTGCCAAGAAAACACTCTAATCTTAAAGGAGGCCTTAGATTTTCAAATCTTAATGGCTAGAGGAAATGAGGCGGATTATGAAGAGGTTgagataaacaaaataaaaaatgtacaaGAGAACCTCAAAGAAGTGTCGCGATTCCAAATCCTAAAATATGGGTCTGAGGAGGCGTGAAAgctttttaaaatgaaaagaagCTTAATGAGAGATTCAAAGTCTCTTTCAAGAGGGTCATGTCTAAAGCAGGAATTACATGTGACTTAGCCTTTGTCATTTGGGTAAAGGATGCAACATAGTCATTATGTCTAGTGGATGAGTTAAATAATCTAGGAAAAAGACCTTTAAGAGGTTGATGAGCAACCCAGTTATCCTCCCAAAATCTAACATTCTCTCTCAACCCTCACTGGTGCATAATTCGTTACAATAACATGGAAGAAAATCAACGTCTCTTTCTCCACAACAAGTTTGCCTGGACCATGTGGATGAGATTATTTAGCGCAAAAATTAAGATTTCTTTCGAACGAGATTCTTTGGTTTTGGTACTAAGGGTCACCTTAATAATTCTTTGGATATTTGTTTCCTCGCCATTCTTAGGTCCATTTGGATGGGAAGAAATAGTAGAATATTAGGGATAGAGCTCTTTCTTTAGATGTTTGGGAGAGAGCTAAGTTCCTTAGACACATTTTAAGCTAGATCCAATGGATTGTTCCCATATTTTCCACTTGATGATCTTTGTAGTAATGAATGGAGAATCATAATGTGATTTTCTCATTCTTTTATTGGATTCCTCACTATAGTTATTAAAATAGCGATTTTGATCTACCATTCTACGATTTGATGATCCAAAAAACAGTGAACGATTGAGATCATAGGTATAATCATAGTAttggtagaatcttacgattctaacTAAAACAAATTTTCGAGATGTAGAATCATAACACAATttcacgattctacgatccaatGATCCGATCCAATATATTTAGTCTCAACTATTACTAATTTTTGGTATCAACTAACtctaataatttcttttacataCACTtaaaaaataactcaaacaGCACTTGAATTCACAAGTTTAAATTCTGAAATGAATAATTAATACTAGGCACTAAATATTTTagcatatactccctccgtcccgATGAGAAAGCACCCATTTTGTTTTGGGTAAAATTTAGTGGAAAGTGAAAATTGGTTGACCATTTTGTTTTGGGTAAAATTTAGTGGAAAGTGAAAATTGGTTGGTGAATAAGACAAAAACAAGTGGATGATAGGAACGAGCGGTTATGatggagagagaaaataagtttGTAGACgagatttaaagaaataaagtggGGTCATCGCCATAAAAAGGAAAGGGTGCAAAATGAGTGGAACAACCTAAAATAGAAAGGGGTGCAAATTGAGAGGCATGGAGGGAATATAAGTTTACTTGTAGGATCAAacgattctacgattcgatCCTACCGATTTGATTGTATATCTTTAAACGATTCCAAGTAGAATCTCGATTCTAATTGCTTTGACCTCACCCTTATCCTTGTATGTTGCTCTTCGTTTAACAATAAATTTATCCTTATCAAAAAAGGGGGAGAGGATGGAGTTGCTATCATCTATTCACAGAGTAATGATTTCAATTAAACTGAATTTTATCACACAAGTGACAAGCAATAATCATAACTCTATCTACATTCATcacaaacaaataaattgaagGAATTAGGATATAAATGTATGAAGTACCGTTTAAATTTAGGAGGCAATTTCTTGtccaaaaaatcaacaaaaggaGACTCTAAATCTTCATCTGAAATAACATCAGCTGCTTGTCCACTCAAATAATCTCTAACAAGCTTAAAAAAAAGACCCAACTTAGTCTTCTCAGTCAATTTCAAATTCCCAACTGCGAAAACGGCATTTCTATCATCTGGTACATTCGAGAATGTGGAACTCTCAGCATCATAAAACAACACGGCATCAACACTCTTAAACTCCATATAATGACTAACACCAGATTTAAGCAACAAATCAATCGCTGAATCAGCGCAGAATAAAACCCTAGGTCCCGAAACATCGAAGCAAAATCTCTGAGCTAGAGCCTCCAATTCGTTAGGTAAAGGAGAGATCTCGATCCCCGAGTATAAAGAACGAGAAGTTAGAGAAAGTACATCGAATTCTTCGGAAATGGTAGAAGATAGAAAAGGTCGAgaaggaggagagagaatgAATGAGGAAAGGTTGGGAGGAGAGAGAGAGGAAAAATGGGAGCCATAGAAAGGGTTAGGATCGAGATGAAGGACAGATTTTCCGGCGGTTGAAGCGGCGGCGGCGATGATTGATTGGGGCAATCCGGTGCCGATTACGATCAGGTCAAAATTAGTTGGGTCTACAGGTGGGAATTCCGGTGGCGGAGATGGAGAGGATTCCGACGCCATTGTTGATGTTTTTGGAGTGACAAAATTGAAGATGAGAGATTACTTGGTTGGTTAATGTAGTCAAACAACCAACTACATACCTTATATTTGACTAggcaatttaatatgttatattgattaattatatattgaaatatacaaatttaaaaatcataaaaagttaatattataaaagtatgtaactaaacgattcaaacaaaattcacttgattatattttttcttacacattagtcgcaatttataaaataagtttaaacgaTAAATAGAGTTTATAACTATAATATGGCAAGTATTTTAGAACTGGAAGTATGTTAGCTATCGGTTAATCTAGTGGTTGATAACTTTTTGTTATTTGATACACCGCCTACTCAAAAGATTGTTTATCTCTTACTACTACGGACTTACGCGTAGGAGCTTCTTATGCTAccccaaattaaaaaatagatgactaaaaatagaaaaactcTCTTGTTTAACCGTTCTAATTAGTTGTTATTATCTACTAAATTTATATTAGATTTTGCTGTAAAATTAAGTTGTttgtttataaaaattaaagtgagttagttaattttttaacttttattattagatagtttttgacaaaaaattatttagttttcaaaaatattttttatttaatagttTCAACCATTTTTCCAAcacatttatattatttactaaacaaaaacaataatatatttaaaaaagtcTCACCAAAAATCTAGTCTAGTCCGTAGTCTCAGTTTCATCATACTCATCTCACTTGCCAATACAAATTCTATTAGGCTATTAGTATAAATCGCTGTTGGGAAACTAAGAAGTCAGAACAAATACTCAACAAATTCTTGTATATACCAATCTCAATACGAGGAGAACCcataattagtaaaaaaataattactttaaagaaaaattaacattaataatttagattattaattttatgtttatatttagattattttttctaaaaattcaacATTTGACCTTAATTCGCTTTGAATAATCGACCTTTGTTTTAATTTGCCGACAGTATACCCTAcctattaatagtaatttggtaTATTATAGACAAATATATGACAAAAGTTATTAGTAAATaatccaaaattaaaattattcacgaTAAATgtgtaaaatattatattattaatattaattttttccaCCTTTATCGTTATAATTGCTCACTTTCAGATGATAAAAAAGCACTTTTAGAAATATAAGTGTACATTTGACTACAGTCCGGACCATCTCGTTTGAGAACTCGTAAAAGTACTCTTTTCAACTTAACATATAAAACTAAACGAAGCTAAAAATGCGAAGGGCTAGAGAAAGAAGGTAGCCGTAGCAGAGCAGCCATTATTAAGCATCGAGCATCGAGCATCGAGCATCGAGCATCGAGCATTGAGCCGTTGGCATCCATGGATTCCCGAATGCAACGCTACAAATTTGCTTGGAGAATCTTCATGATTGCTAACTTTGGTGTTGGAGGTTTGCACTTCTCTCTCTTTCCTCCTTTTCTCTCGCTGCTTATTTTAATTTCAAGTTATATTTGGTTTCTGCTAATGTTAATTTCTATTGAAACACATTTATTGGGTTCGCTATTTCTTGTTTTGCTGTTTCCTATGAGTTCTTATTGGTTATTTCTTGTTTTGCTGTTTCTATTTGGACAATGCCTGATGAATTATGAAGGAAATTGTTTCTGAAATTAGGTCACCAGGGAATGATTACTGAATACTGATCTTCATTGACACTTATTTACTTTTTGTTCACTGAAGTATATTTCCCTAATTCCCCAAATCCTTTCCAGAGAATTTGTACAGGCTGAGGCAGGTAAGGAGGGAGTTAAATTGAGTAGATGTTGAGAATCAAACCTTATTCCAAGGGTGTAAAGGAAATCCCTTAATTACTATGCAAatctatgattctcaattaattCGCCCAAATCTTAAATAGTAGTATTTTAATAGATTATCGAATTTTTGAAACTAAAAGAAAAACGATTATGAGAAGAAAAATCTAGACAACGCTTGAAGAAAGAAGCTGTTGGAGGATCTTTTACGTAATTTGGTGAAGACCTACCTAAAACTTTAACCCTTATGGACTTGTCTAGGAAAATATTTAGCATTAGTAAAGAAGATGCGGAAGGTTGTTGAGCATGAACAACAGTTTTGCTACCTATATTTGATTACTGATACTTCCTTTTATCTTTGCAAGTGTCTCATTTAGGATTTTGCATTATTCACCGatcaatattatttgtattttattcttaatctataagttaaaacatagtcaagtgagattttgtttgattcatctcaatgtaaattttattaacatcaactttttataattattaattatacacaattaaagatattaggattaaattagtgcattggcaAGTGTGCagaagcaaatgagacatttaaagtggataggaggaagtatatgttagcCACTATTTGAATATCGTTCcgttaatgttttttttgtgcCCATTGTGTCCTATAAATGGGGATTAAGTGTAAGTGATGAGAAGAAGAGTGAGCGCAATAGAAATGCAAGTGCAAGTTGCGAGTGAATAAAGCTCCTGACAAAAGTAATAGTGTGTGAGACTCGCATTACACTATTAATTGCCAATGCGTGCACTTTTATATGTGACGTTGCGGTGTAAGAGAAGTTATTCGTTCACTTGTGAGCTTTGGGAACAAATGAACAATTAGTGATAAGTGTGTGTGAGGGTGATGTAAGGCTACtatttgttcaaaatttgttcAAAATTCAAGTCTACCTTTCGATGGGTACCTTGGCTACTATTTATAGGTATGCTTATAAGGCTTCATACCTAACCTAGAATTTAACTAATGTAATCCCTGATTAAAATACCTTAGGAAACACTATTAAGTACTTGTCAATGGTTATACATTCTAACTTCTAAGGAGAACTCCTACAACTTAAATTTTTCTAGACCTATATCCATCCATGCAAGGAGGATATTACATCAACTTTTAAGCACTTATTAACTTTAATGAAATCATTTTAACGATGAACATTACTAGCTCTCATTAGTCGTGAATACGCTCTAACAACCCTCTAATTTATTTCCTTAAAACTGTGCAATAAAGGACAATCATTACTACCCTAGGATGTTTAACTTAACTAAGATGAGTTAAGCTCTTATTACATgcgaaaattaatcttttctgAGTATGGACAACCTAAATAATGTTCATGTTTATCATCATTGAGCCCTTGCATTCATGGCTCATTACCCCTCTCCCATCCTGATGCTTTTAGATCCCATATTGAAGTTTTTCTTATAATGCTTCATCAGCTGGCATCTCTTTGATTTCTACGACTGTATGAGAGGCTGTGGCCTGAGAGAGAAACTCTCCAGTCTTCTCTTTGTTACCGACATTAGCCAAGTAATTAGCATTAAGATGACTTTGGTAACTTTGACTTCAATGAGCAACTGAAATGTTTCCCTTGGACTTGCTCTTCAGCTACATGTGCATGATCATTGGAAGAGTTAGGCTTAACTGTTACTTCTTTGTAATTGCTTGGAATCTCTTCATTGATCGCGAACTTGCTTGAACTTGGACTGAATTGTGCGTCGTTCTACCTTTAACGTGAAACATTAAGAAGCTCGATATGCTTGAACCGGTCTTATCGGCCAAAAAAGGTTACAAAACAGCATTAAACGATTCATTAGTTTTGAAAACCATTCCAAAACGGCGTTGAGTTAACTCGGATGCGTTTTTGCCCCATGTTTCAACAGCAATTGTTGAGTGTAGATGCTGAGAAGAGTGTGTCTTATTAGTGTTAGcatgtttctttttcttcttgttcctTAATGCTTTCAAGATCAATACTCAACTTCCAATTTTGATGCCTTCTAAATTGATAAAAAGTCAATTAGTTCAAAGTTCAAACTATTTTCTGCTACTCAGATTCTTATTGGGACAGTAGTTGATTTCAACCATTAGCCTTCAGGTCACAGTGCAAAAATGCGGTAACAGTTACAATTGCAGTATGACAAAGTGAGGCGTTAACGAGAGTGATGCGTGGTCGTAATGCCAAATATTGGCCGGAATTTTGAGATATCCCTCAATCCGGCATAAAATGCGGTTTTTGACACCTTGACAGCGTGGAGTAATATCGGTCGATAAATTTGACGACCTTGACTTTTTATCAATTAGGAGAATCACTTATGTGTTAATTCgtcaaattaaattttctgtgatccattttttttttctgtagcTGCCAATATGTTTTAGGAGCGACGCTGACTAACGTTCAATCCATCAAATGCACAGCTT
This genomic stretch from Amaranthus tricolor cultivar Red isolate AtriRed21 chromosome 9, ASM2621246v1, whole genome shotgun sequence harbors:
- the LOC130824428 gene encoding rab escort protein 1 isoform X1, whose translation is MASESSPSPPPEFPPVDPTNFDLIVIGTGLPQSIIAAAASTAGKSVLHLDPNPFYGSHFSSLSPPNLSSFILSPPSRPFLSSTISEEFDVLSLTSRSLYSGIEISPLPNELEALAQRFCFDVSGPRVLFCADSAIDLLLKSGVSHYMEFKSVDAVLFYDAESSTFSNVPDDRNAVFAVGNLKLTEKTKLGLFFKLVRDYLSGQAADVISDEDLESPFVDFLDKKLPPKFKRIILYAIALAEYDQENLEVCKDLLKTKDGIGRLALYHSSKGRFPNAPGAMLYPMYGQGELPQAFCRRAAVKGCIYVLRMPVTALLADKGSGKYKGVRLASGQDIFSQQLLIDPNFEVPEALALSRLGGEQGGSQNSIIRDVKKVARGICIARTSLKADASQSDASNLLIVFPPRSLYPEQVTTVRALQLCSNSAVWPVGMFVFHLSTLCDDASKGKNLLTAAMNVLCTQSISETDPSEDPKDNSATQSGVTEEQNPAFIWTALFIQEITEESVHTISISPSPDGNLSYSNLIDTTEKMYRQMFPGDEFFPEIASTDEPDAAEDVPE
- the LOC130824428 gene encoding rab escort protein 1 isoform X2, with protein sequence MASESSPSPPPEFPPVDPTNFDLIVIGTGLPQSIIAAAASTAGKSVLHLDPNPFYGSHFSSLSPPNLSSFILSPPSRPFLSSTISEEFDVLSLTSRSLYSGIEISPLPNELEALAQRFCFDVSGPRVLFCADSAIDLLLKSGVSHYMEFKSVDAVLFYDAESSTFSNVPDDRNAVFAVGNLKLTEKTKLGLFFKLVRDYLSGQAADVISDEDLESPFVDFLDKKLPPKFKRIILYAIALAEYDQENLEVCKDLLKTKDGIGRLALYHSSKGRFPNAPGAMLYPMYGQGELPQAFCRRAAVKGCIYVLRMPVTALLADKGSGKYKGVRLASGQDIFSQQLLIDPNFEVPEALALSRLGGEQGGSQNSIIRDVKKVARGICIARTSLKADASQSDASNLLIVFPPRSLYPEQVTTVRALQLCSNSAVWPVGMFVFHLSTLCDDASKGKNLLTAAMNVLCTQSISETDPSEDPKDNSATQSGVTEEQNPAFIWTALFIQEITEMYRQMFPGDEFFPEIASTDEPDAAEDVPE